The following coding sequences lie in one Niabella agricola genomic window:
- a CDS encoding TylF/MycF/NovP-related O-methyltransferase produces MEKQMVEDYLNEKKYVLEESMQALGRERLFYVPVHLGYVRISTFELIAEEIRKNNVAGAVAELGVYRGDFARYINEAFPEKRFYLFDTFEGFAQKDVFIEKAHNYSSGMQDFSDTNVALVLDKMINPDSCIIKKGYFPDSIEGLEDDFAFVSLDADLYQPIFEGLKYFYPRLSKGGFIFIHDYNNAEYKGVKKAVTDYCSDQGVPFVPICDPWGTAVIAK; encoded by the coding sequence ATGGAAAAGCAAATGGTAGAGGATTATTTGAATGAAAAGAAGTATGTACTTGAAGAATCCATGCAGGCATTGGGAAGAGAGCGGCTGTTTTATGTTCCGGTTCATTTGGGTTATGTGCGGATCAGTACATTTGAACTTATAGCGGAAGAGATCCGGAAGAACAATGTGGCGGGCGCTGTTGCGGAACTTGGGGTGTACCGCGGGGATTTTGCCCGGTACATCAATGAGGCGTTTCCGGAGAAACGCTTCTATCTTTTTGACACATTTGAAGGCTTCGCCCAAAAAGATGTTTTCATTGAGAAAGCACATAACTACAGTTCGGGTATGCAGGACTTTTCAGATACCAATGTTGCACTGGTTTTGGACAAAATGATAAACCCTGATAGTTGTATCATCAAAAAGGGGTATTTCCCGGATTCAATCGAAGGGCTGGAGGATGATTTTGCATTTGTTTCTCTTGATGCGGATTTATACCAGCCCATCTTTGAAGGCTTGAAGTATTTCTACCCCAGATTATCCAAAGGCGGATTTATTTTTATTCATGATTATAATAATGCCGAATATAAAGGGGTAAAAAAGGCAGTTACGGATTATTGCAGTGATCAAGGGGTACCCTTTGTACCGATTTGCGATCCCTGGGGAACTGCGGTTATTGCAAAGTAA
- a CDS encoding glycosyltransferase family 4 protein yields MSVQTKPNVAVITFLCPFPVSDGGRFGVFGQINDLRKFFNVTLIFKVAVTEKPHVDALQAMWPEVEILPVYSKDVMTNHALKKKVSVFKKISRLIKKLKKRKERNRPWHQGVSNPHRHYPFLPVDREIVDFIEALFLKKQFDIVQVEYSDLLPLVHSLPHSAKTVFFQHENRYLILQDYFRLYNDKSLYASHVIDTVKFTELNLMNRYDRVLVLNRNDFAQLQEGVQESKLRLWPTAVPDMFYAGGDNRLQPDKAEKIVFLGSQGHPPNEDGLKWFIEGMYPPVLKQTGMKLYVTGVWDESFKKNYPEVVFTGFLPDLTDLLRGAVLISPIRLGGGGIRIKILQSMAVGVPVITTLLACDGMEGIKHGENIFIAEKEAEFISILQDLAARDGLYASVSERSRAFIREHHSEQVTSLIRQKVYNELLAEEQDIDQGQ; encoded by the coding sequence ATGAGCGTTCAAACCAAGCCAAATGTTGCCGTGATTACCTTCCTTTGCCCCTTTCCCGTATCGGATGGCGGGCGGTTCGGTGTTTTTGGTCAAATTAACGATCTGAGAAAATTTTTTAATGTTACGCTGATTTTTAAGGTAGCGGTAACCGAAAAACCGCATGTGGATGCATTGCAGGCGATGTGGCCGGAGGTGGAGATCCTGCCGGTTTATAGCAAAGATGTCATGACCAATCATGCATTAAAAAAGAAAGTGTCGGTGTTTAAGAAAATATCCCGGCTGATCAAAAAACTCAAAAAAAGAAAAGAAAGAAACAGACCGTGGCATCAGGGCGTGTCGAATCCACACCGGCATTATCCTTTTTTACCGGTTGACCGGGAAATTGTTGATTTTATTGAAGCGCTGTTTCTAAAGAAGCAATTTGACATTGTTCAAGTGGAGTACAGCGATCTGCTGCCGCTGGTCCATTCCCTGCCGCATTCGGCAAAAACAGTATTCTTTCAGCATGAAAACCGGTATCTGATTTTACAGGATTATTTCAGGCTGTATAATGACAAAAGTCTCTATGCTTCGCATGTGATCGATACGGTAAAATTCACGGAGCTGAACCTAATGAATCGCTACGACAGGGTACTGGTGTTAAACCGGAATGATTTTGCACAATTACAGGAAGGTGTTCAGGAATCCAAGCTCAGGCTATGGCCTACAGCAGTTCCCGATATGTTTTATGCAGGGGGTGATAACCGGCTGCAGCCAGACAAAGCAGAAAAAATTGTGTTTTTGGGCTCCCAGGGACATCCGCCCAATGAAGATGGATTGAAATGGTTTATCGAGGGCATGTACCCGCCTGTTTTAAAACAAACGGGGATGAAACTTTATGTTACCGGCGTGTGGGATGAGTCGTTTAAGAAAAACTATCCGGAAGTTGTTTTTACAGGGTTCCTTCCGGACCTCACAGATCTGCTGCGCGGTGCTGTACTTATTTCCCCCATACGATTGGGCGGGGGAGGGATCCGTATCAAAATCCTTCAGTCTATGGCCGTGGGAGTGCCGGTGATTACCACGTTGCTGGCTTGTGATGGGATGGAAGGAATTAAGCATGGAGAAAATATCTTTATTGCGGAAAAGGAAGCTGAGTTTATTTCAATACTGCAGGACCTGGCTGCCAGGGATGGTTTGTATGCTTCTGTGTCGGAGCGCTCAAGGGCTTTTATACGGGAACATCACAGCGAGCAGGTTACATCGCTGATACGTCAAAAGGTGTACAATGAATTGTTAGCCGAAGAACAGGATATCGATCAGGGCCAATGA